From the Vespa velutina chromosome 5, iVesVel2.1, whole genome shotgun sequence genome, the window taattttaccAATTCTTAGAATACGAGAGAGGTTGGAAAAATTACGATCTTTATTAGTAgagaatgtgtatgtgtgtgtgcgtgtgtgtgttatgttgtatatgtgtttgtgtgtgtgtgtgtgtgtgtgtggtgtgtatgtgaaagaaagaaagagaaacaggagagagagagaggtagagaggaagacggagacaaaaagaaacaaagagaaagagagagtgagagggaaagagagagagagagacagagagacagagaaagagagagagacaaactgtatatgtatatgtatatataaaaatcgaatataatatcaaaatatgatcgatcatgtttaattaatacaaaataattaataaaataatcaataaaacgttgatgaaatatcgatattatcaaaatattggtgaaaaattccaaaaaaaaagattgcgTAGTAGCCCTCATGGAGACaccgattttattttcacgaatattttttaaatgcaatGATATCTCGACTAACGAACAATACATGTTAGAATAcgcattttaaaaaatcaattgatatATAGTAGGAGGATGtatgttagaaaaaatatcactAATTACCTGTAATTACGATGACAACGATACCGGTATTAACTTACTCTCAAATTTCAACATGGCATCTGATTCGAATTGGTTAACGTTTGGCGATTCATCGCAGCGCATGCGCACAATGCTAATTTACATATAACGAATCTCCAAACATAATTATTTCGCTGTAATatgtgaaaattaataaaatcaataaatataacgtgAGAGAacctttaatattatcttgattcaaaatacaaaaagttTGATTAATCATATTACAAAatgtttgatatttatttaattgatatcaaataaattaaatttaagtgAAAATTTTGAATACTTACACTGacataaattaattgtaataaatgttaaaagatttttatgtataaaaatttatttgttacattaattaaaataatacattagaaaaatttcatgctacacacaaaatatatatatatatatatatatataataagtatagcTAGCACGTGAGCACCGAGCGAtaatagattaaattaaaaaaattcataagtaATCTCGAGGATTAAgatattctttaattaattaattatttacaagtaTGTTTATTCCCATCGAGCACTACTATTGCCTCTTAAAAACAACTTactaagaattatttttacttttgattcatctatattcatatatatatatatatatatataattctcttGTATCAAACTATACACAGAAACATGCATACAGCGACACACTCACGTGCATACTATCAGGAAATCCCTACTctaaagataaatgaattcGTATATGTTCAAACCGAGCTCACTATGTCCGCAGTTGCGTTTATAACGCGAGGGAGTTATCATATTCTGAATATCAGCTGCTGACTTTCATGTCAAAGAAACATCTTATCTGAAAGAGTAAGTCCAAtaatactttctttattttgtcttcttttttctatttcattaacATAAccttcaaaaaaagaagaacatttAGCTATTACACCTTCAAaagtaatttctttcattgtaTGATTAAGTCTttcttgtataattttatgacTAATCaattataacttttttccTTGTGCTATAACTTTTATAAGTTTGTAAATATAGATTAGagatcttaaaaatttttgtacgCATGTTTAATTGttgcaaatattatatttcaataaatttatacaattttgattatattaaacaatttacattatatttatctattttcaattttgaGAAAGTctaaaaagataagataaactGTAAACTActtatgatattaaatttcatcttAGATTTAACATAAATAACTATCAAATACttgaattttatatctttcttcaaCATTCTCTGAAATAACATATATTGTTACTACATTATTTCACTACTGATAAAAGAGATGTTTATCACTAATCCATATTGTGTTTATCGCActttaattttaaagatttaagagaaaagcaaaagataaaatgtaagctaaattaaattttagatTCTTATCTAGATATGACATAcataacttttaattaataatattaaatttttagatTCTATTCTAGATacggtatatatacatataatttttaagcACTTGAATTGTGTTAGGTAGTTCCAGTACtttcttcaaaattattagaaatgaaatgtactattactactttatttcattacatacaaaagaaaatatagtaatattataacatgACAATGATTTTATGTTGTTAccataacattaataattaatattaaagactTTAAATGATCTTTATCACTTTTGCACAAAtgcaaaaatatgtatatagatgtttatttataaaagtttacatatatattgattgatagtactttatttattgagaattatggaaaaaaatgattattacatttatcttATGATTATACATATTTGAAATAGCCATGGCGCTAtgggaaaaagtaaataaagacTGCAAAAgatagttaattaattaaattaataattgattaaagtttctgatataaaattgaaattaaattttgggTACAGTCtatgattttaaatgaattaaatatatatatatatatgtgtgtatatccATTCTAGTTGTATAAAATAAGTGTGCATCTGTACTGCGAAACTGaattaaagttaaaatatatgtGCATACGTATGTAGCAATGTCATTCTCTATTGTATACCATGCTATGCTACAATGGCtggaaaaatgtaaaagtcTTCTCCGCAATGAAGTTCACATTTTTGTCAATAGAAAGAGTTATATTTTGGctagtacatatatttatcaaacaaaattattaaaagagaaaaaagcaaaagaaacaggaaaaaaaaagaaaataaagaaagaaataagaagatatttccaagaaatcgtctataaaaattattttcacgtaTTTTTCAGTCAGCTCAAAAAGATCAATCATGTCTACTAATACAAATTGGCGATGGGTCTTATTTTATCTACTTATTGTATATGCGCGATCGTCAAGTCAGGTAAAAatgaaactttattattaaaaaaaagaatgatcgtCTACGATTTAAGTAtgattaaatgttttatttaaaatcaggCATCGACGCCAGCTTCAAAGAGCTATATAGCCGCGGTCGTAGAATTTGCACCGGAAAAAATGGCCAATAACAGCAAACTCACTTTGCAAATCAATACGTTGAGATATTTGAAACTCATACAAGATGCTGGTAAACAGGTAaatggatttttatttaatttcgaacaattttaatatttcgttcTAATATGAGCTTTAGTGTTATCGATTTTTTActctattacattttatatattttacttttattcaatctccgaaattattttcttccatatattgttttcattctctccctctcccctttctccctctttctttttatttttcttttttcttttttttttttttgcgtacAATCACATCGTATCGTCTCATTTCCACTTTCACTCCTATTTCATTCAACGAACGTTGCAcgaatttatgaatttatccgaatagagaaataaagaatcttattagaaaaaaacTTTGTCTTACATAAGAAGATTGATGACGAAGAATAACTTTTGAgcaagtatatatgtacatctatCTTACTagcgatatataataaagtctCAGAAATCGATACGTTGAAATTCTAAGAcgaaatttataaacaaagtTATTAATGTAACGTACGactatttcttttgtattttttatttcatttttttttttttttcttttctttttcttttctttttttcccagAACGCCGACATCGTTGTTTTTCCCGAGAATGGTATAACTGGTTATGAATTTCCAGAGAGAAGTGAATTGGACTCGTGGACAACGTTGATACCCTCAGCTGATGCGGAATATACACCTTGTACTACAAATATGAATGGCGTTAGCGAGGTAAActccattcttcttcttatcttcaatatttatcaattgaaataatcTGCTctccattttttatatttatataataaataaatcatgtcGATTAAGTAAATGAGTATTGCAAAGTATTCAAGTCCGATCGAAATTTTAtctcgaatatatatttagatttctCTTTGCGTACATATATGCAATacacgaatatttttaatgtgttgaaaatttgaaatctttcaCGAAACATATTCGTGAACTTTGataagatatttatgatagtaataataaaaataataataattttgaaatatatgaatCAATATTACATAACATACAAAGTTACGAAAACTGATAgcgataattaatcgataatgatCGTAAACGctaataaacattaataatatatgataatttttgataatgcattcttttttttttttttttttttgcaggtACTGAAGAACATATCATGCGCCgctagaaataataaaatatacactgTCATTAATATTGCCGAAAAAGAACATTGTACGGGCAATAATTGTCCAGAAgataaagtattttattataacaccAATGTTGTATTCGATCGCAGTGGCACGATAATAGCAAagtaaaatattcgaataataatgttttctaCGTCGAACGAAGAGATAAATGATAGTTTGAATTAATACGATGTTTCTCATTTATAGATACCGCAAAGTAAATCTTTTTGTGGAACCTGGATTTGATAGTCCGGCACGTCCAGATGTGGTAACATTCGATACGGATTTTGGTGTTAAATTCGGAACGTTCATTTGTTTCGATATTCTATTCGCAAACCCTTCCTTGATTTTAACAAGAAATCGTGTAgttaccgatattatttttacaacgGCATGGTTCTCTGAGACTCCATTTTTAACTTGTAAGTCAAATCAAAATCTAAGTAAAACTAATTATAAATGTTCTCTCTCACCTTCCCCTTCTCTCACTTTATTATAActgtataataacgatataaattcatttataatgtAGCCATTCAGACGCAATCAGGTTGGGCGTTCTCGgagaatgtaaattttttggCAGCTGGATACAATAATCCCATAAGGGGTACTACCGGCAGCGGAATTTATTTCGGTACGATCATTTAATTCATAACGacgtaatataaatagaattataagTCAACTTAATGTTAAgatattaatcgaaataacgTAAAATCATCGAATGAGAAcgtgttaataaatattttaacaaagaaaaattttatttaggtCGCAATGGGATAAGCAAAGCCATAATATTAACTAATCGAGGTACCAAATTATTAGTCGGAGAAGTTCCTAAGATGCCGAGTAGGATTTTATCACATCAGAATGTCATAGGCAAAGAACATCCCGAAATCGCATACGCAAAGTCAAAAGTGAGCGAACATTTTCACAATGAACTAAGGAGAAAACGTGAAGTAATGGAAGACTCGATGATATTATTACGTGAAAATGTTACTTCATATCAGACAGAAATATTGAAGGGCGATGTTACGAAGACTTTGTGTCATAATAATCACTGTTGTCGTTTCGTCATTGAAACGATTAAGTTAGATAAGAAGGTACAATACCGATTGGTTGTTTTCAATGGAATCCGCGTTATTGCGAATATACGTTCGATGGGTGTGCGACTCTGCTCAGTAATACAATGTTCCGACAATACCTTGCAATCTTGTGGATCTGTTATCGAGTCCGCAACGACTTTCAACAAAATCAGCATATCAGGAAAATTCGACAAGTCGAAGTATTCTTTGATTATGCCAAATACTTTGGGCCAAACGTTGTTGCCGTTACATGACTGGTCGTTTAAAGAATATGCATTCGGCGATCACAAACACGTGTATATGTCTTCGAACGGAACGTTAACAAATCCAATTACATTCGGTATTTATTCCAGAGATAATAGCAGGGATAACACTGTAAACTAATAAATGATACTGCTTCTTCAAGCAATATCACCTCCTATTAGTTTTCGATCGTAATAACATTTCTACTAGCACGTTTTTTGTATCAACTATTTCAAAGACTTCCATAAAGAGactgttttctattttcagtTAATaccaaaatatatttatgttaaaattttttcatattattattatgaaaaaatataaaatatttttgcaacATAAACGGTGATATCTTgatgtatgtgtattatgtgaggggtatataaaatataattctacaTGTTACAGAAATATTCATCTTGTTATTTAAATCATATGAAGTAGATTCTTAAAAGTATCACTCAAGTTTCAAAATTCTTCATTACCCATGATTTTATAATGGTTTACGCCAACAATGAGTACATGCGGTATTTCTCGATTGATTTTAACGAACAaggtctcattttaaagatgaaggTTCAAGCTATGacacagttttttttttttttttggaattctTGAAAAAGCTTCATTTTCATGGAAAAATATGTCACAAAGTGAATCTTTTTGACACTATATTTCTATTGATTTTAAGAGAATAATTATCCACAAGTAGTAATAATCTggcatatttcttttcatttgctTTTGTCAAATGTACTATTATTTTTGCGACATACAAAAGTTTCTGTCACACGgtaattcgattattaaattacacGTGAAGGTTATACAAGGGATATAACCTACATAATCTTAATATACCGATGTAACAGGCGCATAGTGAGAACAGTGTTTTCCTTGTAGTTCATGTTTTGTTTATGCCATATCTGTCATTGAAGTCACATACGTTACGAAGTTAAGATAGTAAAGAGCTTATAAATCATGGAATATCATAATGTCATCTctcgtaataatgataatcctaaaacaattgaaatgaaaacatTCGAAATACAGGATAACTTAAcctgataaaattatttggatCTTTTcctcataaatataaaaaatgtggAAAACGACAATGATACTCGCAAATACAATTATAGGGTTAACTTCAAAAAtcgcaagaaagaaaagatattttccagCGTCATTTGTAAGTTGTGATCCAAGtaagtgaaaagaaataatatcctAAATATATCACCTTGatctaaatgatttttttgtctttttcttttctttagttAGATATGCTCATTCTGACATCCCATTACCAGATTTTGAAGGGATATTAAAGCCAAATAAAAAACCACTTGattcaaatgaaaatcgaaaatgtttaaattatgCCGTATCTTTTGGTACATTTCATTATACATCCATTCTCTCATAttggataatattaaaaatataaatatatatattatttatattttatagttgcTGGAGTAACTTGTATGTATACTTTTAAGTCTCATATGTtgcattatataatgtatttggCACCATCTCGTGATGTACTGGCTACGGCTCAAACAGAAGCCACATTGACTAATATACCAGAAGGGAAAGTTGGAATTGTTAAATGGCGAGGAAAACCAGTTTTTCTTTACCATaggtaatttattatatatatatatatacatagagttaaaaagaagatatgaaATGTAACTTTTTATTGCCGTTAGAgcacaaaatattattgagcAAGAAAGAGCAGCCGATATATCAATTTTGAGAGATCCTCAAACGGATGacgaaagagtgaaaaaaCCCGAATGGCTAATTGTCATTGGAATTTGCACTCATTTAGGATGCATACCTATTCCTAATTCTGGTATTATTCCAGGAGGTTTCTTTTGTCCTTGTCACGGATCGCATTATGATGCGGCCGGACGTATACGAAAAGGACCAGCACCTATTAATCTTAATATTCCTAAATACGAATTCATTAATgatgaaaagataattatcGGTTAAGTGGCtttatcagttttttttttattcatgcCGAATAACTTGTATTTATAGAATTAATTCTAAGTTTTGACATTATCTGCATTGactttatgataaaaataaaaaaccaatCTACCATATCTACAATCTAACatatctacttatatatacgtaattcttaaagtgaaatattacttattaaaattgttcaaGGCACCTAAAAAAATGGTGATCATTTTACGATTCACAAGAgacaatatttacaaaatgaatcgtgaaaaatcaaaatccatatatctttttagatatcttttcttttttaacaaacaAAACTGTACTGTTCACTGTCGTCAAACTGCGATaagatcgaaatattataataatgacaataaaatcGTTCATGACTTCGTCGtctttcgaagaaataaaaagtagcgtaatattcattaaaatgaaatccATGCCGATCTCGTTACAATTCAACagcataattaattaatatgacaagttaattattttacgtgTCATTATgctaattattaaatacattaaaaactATTGTGAAATAATATCGTCACAAATTTGAATGGCCGCCCTGCTCCTATCATGAAAGTGGAAGGGATATGTATGCGCAATAGGATTACTGCGCAGCTCGCGCATCGACGAATCTCAAGTTCGCAATATCGCAACTTTAGTAGGACATATGTATAACATGTGTTTACGTTCAGTCGATTTTATTCTTCGAAgcttataacatatattttgtcATTTATTACGTCCATTTTCGAAGAAGCTTCTCTCATACGCAGTTATCTCTCAAGCTGTTCGTCGTAACTATAATACTTTAATTAAACACTTTttgtacatattataaaatataatacaaaattcgCAAAAATGACTCCACCTATGGAGAGGATTCAAATCTTAGAAACTATTGAAAAAGATATCATTGTTTGTTTACAAAGTGCAGGTATATTtagaacaataatattaatattttgtactgtcgttagatatattttgtaagGTTATACGAATATTCGTGTATCATTATAGGACAAGCGTTTATGGAATTAAGTAAGGAAAAGTCTAGTTTAAAGCAAGCAGAAGCCCAAACTCATCAATTTTTGAAAACTTTAGGCCATGTGGAATCAAAATTGAGCGAACAAATCAATTATCTTACACAAGTTTCGACAGGTTCGTAAATACTAAGACTTATAACCTCCAAATATTGATAATGTCCGCACTGAGAAATCTGACACTGAAAAGAAATCTGTATTATTccatgtttataattatttttttaattaaattctttattcaACAGGTCAACCACACGAAGGTTCTGGATACGCGAGTCAAAAGGTTTTGCAAATGGCGTGGCATAGGTTAGAACATGCTCGTAGTAGAGTAAATGAACTGGAACGCATAAAGAATAAACCAAGATAAAAActgatttaaagaaatatatatttataaatacatgttctaaatataacaataattatatttagaagGTATCGTCATGTATCATAAAAcgtaacaataaattaattttttattttttattttatctctaattttctttttatatttcatctttCAAATCAGCTGTTATTAACAAGATGTAGTATAAGACactaatttgaaaatatgatataatttacaatGTATGTAAAATAGGCACATGATGAAaccttcatttattttatgaatgaacgagttactataaaaatagataaataacattttactATCTTAACGTTACGTAATCTATGTTATGAACTTAAAGATATCTGAAAACATTCCAAGTACGATGCATCCTTCTGCGCGTTAAGATGCATGCGAGTAGCacgaattaaattcaaattcggcgaatttatttcttgaatgttaattataaattttaagataTGGAACTATCCATAGCAGCCATACTGCGTTTAACAGTAGCAGCTAATGAAAGGCgagatcttctttcttcatctaaTTGTTTAGTAAGTAATGACATTTGTGACTGTAAATCtgtcatttgattttttaagGTTTTCACAGTTTCCGATAATGACCTGAACAATACAACATTCGAATTAAACAGATAATTCATAAgtaagatattaaagatagaTTAAAAGAATGTACCGATCAGCACGAGTATCCCAATTTACACCTCTCTTGTGCATTGATGATGCATCGCGCGTTCTTTGCCATTCAATATCCATCATAGCtaagatttaaaatttatcataataaatatgtaatatatacatatctacaaaAATGTTATGTACTTACAATTAGATTCATTAGAATTCATGGTAAATCTACTGTTGACAGAAAGACAGtaactttctattatttttagaataattGCATCTTCTTCAAATTGACGTTCATCTGTTAGAACAAAACACTATAGTGAAAAACGAAGTCTCTATTGTCTTCGAGTTCATTGATCGTGTAAATTTCTCTTGTACAGATGCAATGActgacagatatatatatacacatataatatatatttatgaaatgaagaaaagttattatatacGCGTATGCGATCTTACCAAATGTCTTGAGTGTATATAAAGGTGGGGCTGGACGTAACGAAGCGATACTCCAAGGAGTCTTAATCCCTGGAGATAAACAATGATCCGCTGCCGACCGCTGGCGTTTCCCGCTCATCTGACTGTtcatctatataaaataattttttataaacattaataatagtaacgcatgaaattttctttctttttttttcttttttttttttttttgtgtatctataatgaattataaaaagcaTTCGGAGCACACGCCCTacctacaaaaagaaaaaagaacttgactaaactaaaaaagaaagtgagcaCAATGCATATTCGTTAAACGAACgtgaaaaggataaataataatgtaaatttctaCGTGATTCGTGTTCTTTCCCggttatatgtattttatgaaTAGTTATGTTAGCAAAGCAAAAGCATTCTTCACACAACATGGCTGTGAAATAGAAGCATAAAATCATTgatgataaatgattattagtGGTGAAATCAATGAAAGGAAATCAATCcaattgagaagaaaaaagaaaaaaaaaaaaaaaacagccaTGCCATGGAAGCTTGCCTCGTTCCGTGCATCCTGACAATGGAATTGTTTTCTTGAGCCACCAATGAGCATATAATCCTGATCTATAAACTTGACCAGTTTGTTCAGGTTGTTCTTCAATAGTTGGTTGTACTGGACGGACCAttcgttttcccttttttttaagatta encodes:
- the LOC124949141 gene encoding vanin-like protein 1, whose amino-acid sequence is MSTNTNWRWVLFYLLIVYARSSSQASTPASKSYIAAVVEFAPEKMANNSKLTLQINTLRYLKLIQDAGKQNADIVVFPENGITGYEFPERSELDSWTTLIPSADAEYTPCTTNMNGVSEVLKNISCAARNNKIYTVINIAEKEHCTGNNCPEDKVFYYNTNVVFDRSGTIIAKYRKVNLFVEPGFDSPARPDVVTFDTDFGVKFGTFICFDILFANPSLILTRNRVVTDIIFTTAWFSETPFLTSIQTQSGWAFSENVNFLAAGYNNPIRGTTGSGIYFGRNGISKAIILTNRGTKLLVGEVPKMPSRILSHQNVIGKEHPEIAYAKSKVSEHFHNELRRKREVMEDSMILLRENVTSYQTEILKGDVTKTLCHNNHCCRFVIETIKLDKKVQYRLVVFNGIRVIANIRSMGVRLCSVIQCSDNTLQSCGSVIESATTFNKISISGKFDKSKYSLIMPNTLGQTLLPLHDWSFKEYAFGDHKHVYMSSNGTLTNPITFGIYSRDNSRDNTVN
- the LOC124949142 gene encoding cytochrome b-c1 complex subunit Rieske, mitochondrial-like isoform X1, which gives rise to MWKTTMILANTIIGLTSKIARKKRYFPASFVSCDPIRYAHSDIPLPDFEGILKPNKKPLDSNENRKCLNYAVSFVAGVTCMYTFKSHMLHYIMYLAPSRDVLATAQTEATLTNIPEGKVGIVKWRGKPVFLYHRAQNIIEQERAADISILRDPQTDDERVKKPEWLIVIGICTHLGCIPIPNSGIIPGGFFCPCHGSHYDAAGRIRKGPAPINLNIPKYEFINDEKIIIG
- the LOC124949142 gene encoding cytochrome b-c1 complex subunit Rieske, mitochondrial-like isoform X2, coding for MWKTTMILANTIIGLTSKIARKKRYFPASFVSCDPIAGVTCMYTFKSHMLHYIMYLAPSRDVLATAQTEATLTNIPEGKVGIVKWRGKPVFLYHRAQNIIEQERAADISILRDPQTDDERVKKPEWLIVIGICTHLGCIPIPNSGIIPGGFFCPCHGSHYDAAGRIRKGPAPINLNIPKYEFINDEKIIIG
- the LOC124949143 gene encoding mediator of RNA polymerase II transcription subunit 11-like; translated protein: MTPPMERIQILETIEKDIIVCLQSAGQAFMELSKEKSSLKQAEAQTHQFLKTLGHVESKLSEQINYLTQVSTGQPHEGSGYASQKVLQMAWHRLEHARSRVNELERIKNKPR